One window from the genome of Pyrus communis chromosome 16, drPyrComm1.1, whole genome shotgun sequence encodes:
- the LOC137720185 gene encoding uncharacterized protein: protein MSWLRSAVSKAVEAGNNNNLTRTVKNYADSVVQQAGQAVAEGAKRLQDRMGGRSFRSAKKSIQRLEEAAVSCRGPERLEILRRWVLLLKEVERLKLSQGSVEEKENAPEQPVAADDTNEIRKRISLVLYYDSDVGGEPMNFREVFLQSQALEGITLSMILEAPNDEEVALLMEMFRLCLTGGTEVHHATVSSIKDLATAFSSYDDEVLVKRDELLQFAQGAITGLKLNADVVRIDEEASSLKRKLDVTKPPLKLSNEGHDKASEETKLETIKALKEALAQIRACSRIEVLLLKKKLLNNGDSPEIHAQKVDKLKVLSESLASSSAKAENRILDHRLQKEEAIKVRVARASEVTEREKEITAEISELEKERDDLEAKLKKVNISLAAANARLRNTREEREQFEEANNKIVSHCETREVELSKSIAMCKVEADILKTWINFLEDTWVLQRSYADKKEKLVNDELEKHEDYFLNLVVVHLSAYKKELGPSISRIETFVENLKKLSEGSKMAASAENEASKVLNPINNLEEEYLDLETKIITTFSVVDYTKEQFYGQRAEVSRKDDPMVKELFIDIEKLREQFEAIERPNLQLENPSPKAETSSSEKPQSGPSHLPTESTGAQEAGTDKQPGSGAVKAEQTHETEAELAKLESEFGKVGQDYSGEEINDWEFDELERELKSGESSTK, encoded by the exons ATGTCGTGGCTGAGATCGGCGGTGAGCAAGGCGGTGGAGGCTGGCAACAATAACAACCTCACCCGCACCGTCAAGAACTACGCCGACTCCGTCGTCCAGCAAGCCGGCCAAGCCGTCGCAGAGGGCGCCAAACGGTTGCAGGACCGAATG GGAGGTCGGAGCTTTAGGAGTGCAAAGAAGAGTATACAGAGATTGGAGGAAGCAGCTGTGTCCTGCAGGGGGCCGGAGAGACTTGAGATATTGAGAAGGTGGGTCTTGCTGCTTAAAGAGGTGGAGAGGCTGAAGCTGTCTCAGGGttctgtggaagagaaggagaaCGCGCCGGAGCAGCCTGTTGCTGCCGATGACACGAACGAGATTCGAAAAAGAATATCTctg GTTTTGTATTATGACTCTGATGTTGGTGGTGAACCGATGAATTTCCGCGAAGTTTTTCTTCAAAGTCAGGCTCTGGAGGGCATAACACTGTCTATG ATTCTTGAAGCTCCGAACGATGAAGAGGTTGCCCTACTCATGGAGATGTTTAG GCTCTGTCTTACTGGAGGAACAGAAGTTCATCATGCGACAGTGAGCAGTATAAAGGACCTGGCAACAGCTTTTTCAAGCTACGATGATGAAGTATTG GTGAAACGGGACGAATTGCTCCAATTTGCACAAGGTGCAATTACGGGGTTaaagttaaatgctgatgtcGTAAG AATAGATGAAGAAGCCTCTAGTCtaaagaggaagcttgatgtaACGAAACCACCTCTGAAGCTCTCAAATGAAGGTCATGACAAAGCATCAGAAGAAACAAAATTGGAAACAATAAAG GCATTAAAAGAAGCACTTGCACAAATTCGAGCATGTTCCAGAATAGAAGTGCTTTTACTGAAGAAGAAATTGTTGAACAATGGAGATTCTCCAGAGATCCATGCTCAAAAA GTTGATAAATTGAAGGTTCTATCAGAATCTCTTGCTAGCTCCTCTGCAAAAGCTGAAAATCGTATTTTAGATCACAG ACTTCAAAAAGAGGAGGCAATAAAGGTTCGTGTAGCCAGAGCAAGTGAAGTGACTGAAAGAGAGAAG GAAATAACAGCTGAGATTTCAGAGCTTGAAAAAGAAAGGGATGATCTTGAGGCTAAATTGAAAAAG GTTAATATTTCCTTGGCTGCTGCTAATGCTCGCCTTCGCAATACCAGGGAAGAGAGAGAACAATTTGAGGAAGCTAACAATAAGATTGTTTCTCACTGCGAAACAAGG GAAGTCGAGCTCTCGAAATCCATTGCAATGTGTAAGGTAGAGGCTGATATTCTAAAGACATGGATTAATTTTCTCGAAGATACTTGGGTTCTCCAACGCTCGTACGCAGATAAGAAGGAGAAGCTGGTCAA CGATGAATTGGAGAAGCATGAGGACTATTTCTTGAACTTGGTCGTTGTTCATCTCTCTGCTTACAAG AAAGAGTTGGGGCCTTCTATCAGCCGTATTGAGACATTTGTAGAGAACCTTAAGAAATTGAGTGAGGG GTCAAAGATGGCAGCCAGTGCAGAGAATGAGGCCTCCAAAGTATTAAATCCAATAAACAATCTTGAGGAGGAATATTTGGACCTCGAAACCAAG ATTATTACCACCTTCAGTGTAGTAGATTACACCAAAGAGCAATTTTATGGCCAGCGAGCCGAAGTTTCCAG GAAAGATGACCCGATGGTTAAGGAGCTGTTTATtgatattgaaaaattaagagAGCAATTTGAAGCTATCGAGAGACCAAATCTACAACTGGAGAATCCATCCCCTAAAGCAGAAACTTCATCTAGTGAAAAGCCGCAGAGCGGTCCATCTCATCTCCCTACAGAAAGCACAGGAGCACAGGAAGCAGGGACAGATAAGCAGCCTGGATCAGGTGCGGTCAAGGCAGAGCAAACGCATGAGACGGAAGCAGAACTAGCTAAGCTGGAATCCGAGTTTGGCAAGGTCGGTCAAGACTACTCAGGAGAGGAGATTAATGACTGGGAATTCGATGAACTTGAAAGGGAATTAAAATCTGGTGAGTCATCAACCAAATAG